From the genome of Lampris incognitus isolate fLamInc1 chromosome 17, fLamInc1.hap2, whole genome shotgun sequence:
AACTGcggagtgtgagagagactgtcCGGCAAGTTGCTGTGTTTGTGGATCACAATGACAATTCAGTGTGTGGCTCAAATGTCATTTATCGGTATGCAAGTTTTATGTTGCCTCTCCGATAGAGCTGTCcaatacgagtgtgtgtgtgtgtgtgtgtgtgtgagagtgtgtgtatgtgtgcgtgtgtgagtgtgtgtttgtgtgtgtgtgtgtgtgtgtttgtgtgagtgtgtgtgtgtgtgtgtgtgtgtgtgtgagtgtgtgtgtgtgtatgtgtgtgtgtgtgagtgtgtgtgtgtgtgtgtttgtgtgagtgtgtgtgtgagtgtgtgtgtgtgtgtgtgtgtgtgtgtgtgtgtgagtgtgtgtgtgagtgtgtgtgtgtgtgtgtgtgtgtgtgagtgtgtgtgtgtgtgtgagtgtgtgtgtgtgtgtgtttgtgtgagtgtgtgtgtgtgtgagtgtgtgtgtgtgtgtgcgagtgagtgtgtgtgagtgtgtgtgtgagtgtgtgtgtgtgtgtttgtgtgagtgtgtgtgtgtgtgagtgtgtctgtgtgtgtgtgtgagtgtgtgtgtttgtgtgtgtgagtgtgagtgtgtgtgtgtgtgtgtgtacgcctaTGTTTGTAAGCGTCTATCCGTCGGTCTTCTTGGTTTCTTACTATAATAATAACACTgtaataatgctaataataataataatagtgataataataataatagtgatacgtTCCCTTCTCCACGAAACAGGTTCCACGGACGGAGGGGAACGAGAAGGGCAAAGGAAACTACTGGACATTTGCCACCGGCTGTGAATCCATGCTTGACTTATTTGAAAACGGAAACTTCCGGCGTCGGCGGCGCAGACGGACCATGAAGATCGGCTTCCGTGATTCTGGAGAGAATCATTTCCCTTCGGCAGAAACCCGCCGACGCTCTGAGCCCGACCCCGCCCACTGCCCTTTGACCCCGGACGGGCAGAGGCCGTGTCAGCCACCCAGCCACCTAATCCACAATGCCGGTCCTGGAAAACCAGAACCCGAGATCAAGTTCAGTATCGACTACATCCTGTCCACTCCAGACCCGCCCCCGCCGGGGTTCCGACCCCCCCACGGGAACATCCACCTGGGCCCCATGGGGCCTCCAGTGCACCTGCTGGAGCCCCAGCACCTCAACCTGCACCTCTGGACCCTGTGAGAGGAACAATGAACAGACGCCATGATGGATTTCCCTTTTTGACTTCAGTTTCCAATCTGTCCCAAAACAGATTCCACACGAGGAATGTTACTGACTTGAAAATGAGACGAGGAACAATTTAGAGAGGTACGGTACCATGTGACTGACGAGGTACCATTTAGAGAGGTACGGTACCATGTGACTGATGAGGAACAATTTAGAGAGGTACGGTACCATGTGACTGACGAGGAACCATTTAGAGAGGTACGGTACCATGTGACTGACGAGGAACCATTTAGAGAGGTACGGTACCATGTGACTGACGAGGTACCATTTAGAGAGGTACGGTACCATGTGACTGACGAGGAACCATTTAGAGAGGTACGGTACCATGTGACTGACGAGGAACCATTTAGAGAGGTACGGTACCATGTGACTGACGAGGAACCATTTAGAGAGGTACGGTACCATGTGACTGACGAGGTACCATTTAGAGAGGTACGGTACCATGTGACTGATGAGGAACCATTTAGAGAGGTACGGTACCATGTGACTGACGAGGAACCATTTAGAGAGGTACGGTACCATGTGACTGATGAGGAACCATTTAGAGAGGTACGGTACCATGTGACTGACTTTCAGGGGAAAAATCCACAGAAAGAAAACACACATATACGTGTATATGAATAtaaacatatatgtatatattcatatattaaTATGTGTAGATGTATATGTACATAGATAGATAAGGAGTGTGAAAACTGTCTCAGTCCAATAGTCATGTTGCTGTTGTTCATAGTGCTGACATAGACTAGGCTGACATAGACTAGGTTGAGACAGACTAGGTTGACATAGACTGACTTGACATAGACCGAGTTGACACAGACTAGGTTGACATAGACTGAGTTGACATAGACCAGGTTGACACAGACTAGGCTAACACAGACTAGGTTGACATAGACTGAGTTGACATAGACTAGGTTGACACAGACTAGGTTGACATAGTCTGAGTTGACATAGACTTGGTTGACACAAACTAGGTTGACATAGACTGAGTTGACACAGACTAAGTTGACACAGACTAGGATAACACAGACTAAGTTGACACAGACTAGGATAGACTGGGTTGACACAGACTAGGTTGGCATAGACTGAGTTCACACAGACTAGGCTAACACAGACTAGGTTGACATAGACTGAATTCACACAGACTAGGCTAACACAGACTGGGTTGACACAGACTAGGTTGGCATAGACTGAATTGACATAGACTGAGTTTACATAGACTGAGTTGACACAGACTAGGTTGACATAGACTGCGTTGACATAGACTAGGTTGACACAGACTAGGTTGGCATAGACTGAATTGACATAGACTGAGTTGACACAGACTAGGTTGGCATAGACTGCGTTGACATAGACTAGGTTGACACAGACTAGGTTGACATAGACTGAGTTCACACAGACTAGGCTAACACAGACTAGGTTGACATAGACTGAGTTGACACAGACTAGGCTGACATAGACTGAGCTGACACAGACTAGGTTGACATAGTCTGAGTTGATATAGACTAGGTGGACACAGACTAGGTTGACACAGACTCAGTTGACATCGACTAGGTTGACATAGACTAGGTTGACATTAAGTGCTGCAAACAGTAAAAGCTTGTCAAGGTGTGTGTTGTCTTGCTTTACGTCTCATACTGTCTATCTCAGGATGCTGTTGGTAGACAGGTGTTATTACTTGGTTGTGGGAAGTTTCATGGTTATGAGACTTGTTCTGAGACTCCAAACCAGAAAGATTCTCTCCAATCAAGTTTCTTGCTTTAAGATTCTTgttttttgtgtggtttttttgcAGTTTAGTGGACATTATGAGAAGTCTTGTAATCCTGATAACAGAACACTCGTAGAAACAAGTGATAATAGGTGTTGGCGGGCGAGGCCGTCTCACCAGCAGTATGTTGAAATAAGCATCGTGAGACTTGGAACAAGATGAGCGACGCCGATAAGCTTGTGTATCCTGGCCGTGGAGAGACGTGTTTATGTTGGTCAACCGCAGACAAGCGATGTTTTTTAAAAAGGctaaatgcagaagaagaagccgGACGAGGGTGTTCCTCGTGGAGGCGCAACTTCTCCTGGACTGGACCTGAGGGTGTGACGGGTTAATCAATAAAGTCAGACAAGCCGCGTCAAGATCGCAGGTTCATTTGTGGCGAGAGGGCGGAGAAAGAGCTGCAGTGTGATGAGGTACCGGTCAGCGGGGGCACGTCGGCACCGCGGAGCAGCAGGCTGGACGCCTTGTTCAGAAACACTCCAGCTCTACGACTGTCCCTCTTTCTGATTGACCTTTTCAAACCCTGTTTGACTGACGGACCCGGGTTCCAACACGATCCCGCCTCATTACACCGGCCCATATTCACATGCCGAGGAGTTCTGAAGGACCGGCGGTCCAGCTTACATGTATTTCCTGCACAGGGGAGATCAATCATGGCAGGTTCCTGTGCAGCTGAAGGGACATTTTTCAATTTAACCTTTATATTATGCCTTGCCTACATCGGAAGGGGGCTTTAACACGCCTAACATGAGTGGCATTTAATATAGTGGAACACTTGCAGGGTGAGGCCGAGATGTGACCCTATTTAAATACACAGGCCCGCTTTGCTGTAACAACACCGCCGCCTCCGCGCAATTATAATTAAACACACCTTATGCCTCCTTGCAAATGCCCTCATCGATCTGCAGGGTTTTCACACCACGTGCGAGCTGCCCCCCAGCAAACGTCTGCAGCCACGCAAGCCTTTATGGATCAGCGGCTTCCCATTAACAAAGTGGCCGGTGTTGGATTGCGACCCCCCGCCGCCGAGCCGTGGGTGGGTTTGGATGGATTTGGGTAAATTAACTTAGCATAAAGCGCTGCGTGGCTGCGGGGTCTTTTGACAGAACTACGGAGGGAAGCAAAGCGCCGGCCGGGCCCGAAAGGGAAAGTCAGTGCACATAATGAGCCCCTGTGAATGGCCTCCATTAAACTCCGCTTGCACTTCTCCAATTCGTTCATTTCCCGCCGTTGTCCCTGTAAGTGGTCTTCGTACCAGCTGTCCAACGGCTTTGAGACGTCCACGTCGGTACGGTACCATCacatctgctggtttgtgagacgtccacgtcacctctgctggtttgtgagacgtccacgtcacatctgctggtttgtgagacgtccacatcacatctgctggtttgtgagacgtccacatcacatctgctggtttgtgagacgtccacatcacatctgctggtttgtgagacgtccacgtcacctctgctggtttgtgagacgtccacatcacctctgctggtttgtgagacgtccacatcacatctgctggtttgtgagacgtccacatcacctctgctggtttgtgagacgtccacatcacatctgctggtttgtgagacgtccacatcacctctgctggtttgtgagacgtccacgtcacctctgctggtttgtgagacgtccacatcacatctgctggtttgtgagacgtccacatcacctctgctggtttgtgagacgtccacgtcacatctactggtttgtgagacgtccacgtcacatctgctggtttgtgagacgtccacgtcacctctgctggtttgtgagacgtccccgtcacctctgctggtttgtgagacgtccacatcacctctgctggtttgtgagacgtccacatcacctctgctggtttgtgagacgtccacatcacatctgctggtttgtgagacgtccacatcacatcggctggtttgtgagacgtccacatcacatcggctggtttgtgagacgtccacgtcacctctgctggtttgtgagacgtccacgtcagatctgctggtttgtgagacgtccacgtcacctcggctggtttgtgagacgtccacatcacatctgctggtttgtgagacgtccacatcacatctgctggtttgtgagacgtccacatcacctctgctggtttgtgagacgtccacgtcacctctgctggtttgtgagacgtccacgtcacatctgctggtttgtgagacgtccacatcacctctgctggtttgtgagacgtccacgtcagatctgctggtttgtgagacgtccacatcacctctgctggtttgtgagacgtccacatcacttctgctggtttgtgagacgtccacatcacctctgctggtttgtgagacgtccacatcacatctgctggtttgtgagacgtccacatcacatctgctggtttgtgagacgtccacgtcacatcggctggtttgtgagacgtccacatcacatctgctggtttgtgagacgtccacgtcacatcggctggtttgtgagacgtccacgtcacatctgctggtttgtgagacgtccacatcacatctgctggtttgtgagacgtccacgtcacctctgctggtttgtgagacgtccacatcacctctgctggtttgtgagacgtccacgtcacatcggctggtttgtgagacgtccacgtcacctctgctggtttgtgagacgtccacatcacctctgctggtttgtgagacgtccacatcacctctgctggtttgtgagacgtccacatcacctctgctggtttgtgagacgtccacatcacatcggctggtttgtgagacgtccacatcacctctgctggtttgtgagacgtccacctcacctctgctggtttgtgagacgtccacatcacatcggctggtttgtgagacgtccacgtcagatctgctggtttgtgagacatCCACGTCacatctgctggtttgtgagacgtccacgtcacatctgctggtttgtgagacgtccacatcacatctgctggtttgtgagacgtccacgtcacatctgctggtttgtgagacgtccacgtcacatctgctggtttgtgagacgtccacatcacctcggctggtttgtgagacgtccacatcacctctgctggtttgtgagacgtccacgtcacatcggctggtttgtgagacgtccacgtcacctctgctggtttgtgagacgtccacatcacatcggctggtttgtgagacgtccacgtcacctctgctggtttgtgagacgtccacatcacctctgctggtttgtgagacgtccacgtcacctctgctggtttgtgagacgtccacgtcacctctgctggtttgtgagacgtccacgtcacatctgctggtttgtgagacgtccacgtcacctctgctggtttgtgagacgtccacgtcacatcggctggtttgtgagacgtccacatcacatctgctggtttgtgagacgtccacatcacatctgctggtttgtgagacgtccacgtcacctctgctggtttgtgagacgtccacgtcacatctgctggtttgtgagacgtccacatcacatcggctggtttgtgagacgtccacgtcacctctgctggtttgtgagacgtccacgtcacctctgctggtttgtgagacgtccacgtcacctctgctggtttgtgagacgtccacgtcacctctgctggtttgtgagacgtccacatcacctctgctggtttgtgagacgtccacgtcacatcggctggtttgtgagacgtccacatcacatctgctggtttgtgagacgtccacgtcacctctgctggtttgtgagacgtccacgtcacatcggctggtttgtgagacgtccacgtcacatctgctggtttgtgagacgtccacatcacctctgctggtttgtgagacgtccacgtcacctctgctggtttgtgagacgtccacatcacctctgctggtttgtgagacgtccacatcacatctgctggtttgtgagacgtccacgtcacatcggctggtttgtgagacgtccacgtcacatctgctggtttgtgagacgtccacatcacctctgctggtttgtgagacgtccacgtcacctctgctggtttgtgagacgtccacatcacctctgctggtttgtgagacgtccacgtcacctctgctggtttgtgagacgtccacgtcacctctgctggtttgtgagacgtccacgtcacatcggctggtttgtgagacgtccacgtcacatctgctggtttgtgagatgtccacatcacctctgctggtttgtgagacgtccacgtcacccctgctggtttgtgagacgtccacatcacctctgctggtttgtgagacgtccacgtcacctctgctggtttgtgagacgtccacatcacctctgctggtttgtgagacgtccacatcacctctgctggtttgtgagacgtccacgtcacctctgctggtttgtgagacgtccacgtcacatctgctggtttgtgagacgtccacatcacctctgctggtttgtgagacgtccacgtcacctctgctggtttgtgagacgtccacatcacctctgctggtttgtgagacgtccacatcacctctgctggtttgtgagacgtccacgtcacctctgctggtttgtgagacgtccacgtcacatctgctggtttgtgagacgtccacatcacctctgctggtttgtgagacgtccacgtcacctctgctggtttgtgagacgtccacgtcacatctgctggtttgtgagacgtccacgtcacctctgctggtttgtgagacgtccacgtcacatcggctggtttgtgagacgtccacgtcacctctgctggtttgtgagagaaggccagcagcagcagcaggaggagcagcagcagcagcagcagcaggaggaggaggaggaggaggaggaggacgtgaTGGCGTCCCTGCAGGCCGCCGCGGTGAGCACAGGGAGGAGAAGCTGAAGGAAAATGGGAAAAGCGCTGATCTGCAACGTCCATAATCCTAAACACCAGCCGCCCTGTTGAGGGTGGACGCTCGGGGAGGTAATTGGATTCACTCGGGCCGTGACCGAGGCCGGGAGGCCGGTGATTATTGTTATTAGTTGGGTGTTTAATGAGAGCGGGGTTGGGTGTGTATGTGGGCGGTTTGCGAGGAGGGCCGTGTCGTTCCTGTGAGTCACCGGCCGCGGTGTTTCCCTCAGCTGTGTGGACGGGAGGACGCTCCCGGGAAGGACACGCAGCTCCTGGGACTAACACACACCCGCGTGCAGGCTTATTGGGAAACACTGGAATCACAACTGCGTCGGCGTCAACACGGGCCGCTGCAGAAACAGCCGGGAGGCTTTGACATACACACAGATCTCCGTCCTTTGGCCCTTTGAGGCCCCCGGCGTTTCCTTCGCGTCCCGCCGGCCCGAGGTTTCAGCTGGAATATGCGACCGCCCTTAAATGGCCTCGGGACGTGTCTGTAATGAGAAAATCCACACAGCATGTCAATCAATGTCAGCCGCTGACGCGGCCACGCCACCACTTGTTTGCTTGCTGCGGGGCCCGGCTGCAGaaagccgccgctgctgctgggaGGGCCCGGCCCCGACAGGCCGGACCG
Proteins encoded in this window:
- the foxl3 gene encoding forkhead box L3 — protein: MFDNSQYPYNCFNYDGDGYPSASTDEEKKMCRPAYSYIALIAMAIQQSPEQRVTLSGIYEFIMRRFPYYRSNQRAWQNSIRHNLSLNSCFIKVPRTEGNEKGKGNYWTFATGCESMLDLFENGNFRRRRRRRTMKIGFRDSGENHFPSAETRRRSEPDPAHCPLTPDGQRPCQPPSHLIHNAGPGKPEPEIKFSIDYILSTPDPPPPGFRPPHGNIHLGPMGPPVHLLEPQHLNLHLWTL